In a genomic window of Sulfurimonas denitrificans DSM 1251:
- the purM gene encoding phosphoribosylformylglycinamidine cyclo-ligase — protein MSQISYKDAGVDIDAGNSFVENIKPLVKSTKILGVLGGIGSFAGAFELPQGFKEPVMLAATDGVGTKLKLAIDSGIHNTVGIDLVAMCVNDLLCNFGTPSFFLDYYATGKLDVKTATSVVAGIAEGCIRAECALIGGETAEMPGMYSHDDYDLAGFAVGVAEKCEMDRVSMVKAGYKLIALPSSGLHSNGFSLARKVLFEKMNLNFNDDFNGEPLIQTLLEPTKIYVKTFKALKEHIVALAHITGGGIVENLPRVLPEGLMAEIKKESIRVLPIFELIAQHVESEEMYRAFNMGVGMILVVKEEDVAVVLSKTDGYLIGEIKEGKREAKLI, from the coding sequence ATGAGCCAAATCAGCTACAAAGATGCTGGCGTCGACATTGACGCTGGTAATAGTTTCGTAGAAAACATCAAACCTTTAGTAAAATCAACAAAAATTCTAGGCGTTTTGGGTGGCATAGGCTCTTTTGCTGGGGCATTTGAACTCCCACAAGGTTTCAAAGAGCCTGTAATGCTTGCTGCTACTGATGGTGTTGGAACTAAACTAAAGCTAGCGATTGATTCAGGCATACACAACACAGTAGGAATAGACCTTGTTGCTATGTGTGTAAACGATCTTCTTTGTAACTTTGGAACTCCCTCTTTCTTCTTGGATTACTACGCAACTGGCAAATTGGATGTTAAAACTGCGACAAGCGTTGTAGCTGGTATTGCTGAGGGCTGTATTCGTGCAGAGTGCGCTCTCATTGGCGGAGAGACTGCAGAGATGCCAGGAATGTATTCTCATGATGATTATGATTTGGCTGGTTTTGCCGTTGGTGTTGCTGAGAAGTGTGAAATGGACAGAGTCTCAATGGTTAAAGCAGGATACAAACTTATAGCGCTCCCAAGCTCTGGGCTTCACTCAAATGGATTTTCTTTGGCTAGAAAAGTTTTATTTGAAAAGATGAACTTAAATTTCAATGATGATTTTAACGGAGAACCTCTTATACAAACACTTCTTGAACCTACAAAAATCTATGTAAAAACATTCAAAGCCTTAAAAGAGCATATTGTAGCCTTAGCACATATCACAGGAGGCGGTATAGTAGAAAACCTTCCACGAGTTCTGCCTGAGGGTTTAATGGCAGAGATAAAAAAAGAGTCTATTAGAGTACTTCCTATTTTTGAATTAATCGCTCAACATGTAGAGTCAGAAGAGATGTACAGAGCATTTAATATGGGAGTTGGAATGATTTTAGTTGTAAAAGAAGAAGACGTTGCTGTTGTTCTTTCTAAAACTGATGGTTATCTAATCGGAGAAATCAAAGAGGGGAAAAGAGAAGCTAAACTTATATAG
- the dapF gene encoding diaminopimelate epimerase yields the protein MRVTKYSANGNDFVIFHTFVKKDRSLLAKKLCHRQNGIGADGLIVLLPKSKNEIGGDKSKIDFEWQFYNSDGSEANMCGNGSRACAHYAYVNELAQNVMKFLTGAGIIGAVVDGDMVLSELTPPKIIDKEILENGKSWWLLDTGVPHLVYFTKDITKFDIAEARELRDKYNANVNIAFIEGKNLRVRTYERGVEDETLACGTGMAACFYRAYSEKVVGNDIEVYPTSGETLYLGVNDRTITFRGRVRSIFSAEIDSL from the coding sequence ATGAGAGTAACAAAATATAGTGCAAACGGAAATGATTTTGTAATTTTTCATACATTTGTTAAAAAAGATAGAAGCCTTCTTGCAAAAAAACTATGTCATAGACAAAATGGCATAGGAGCAGATGGACTTATCGTGCTTCTTCCTAAGAGTAAAAATGAGATTGGAGGAGATAAATCAAAGATTGATTTTGAGTGGCAATTTTACAACTCTGATGGAAGTGAAGCCAATATGTGTGGAAATGGTTCAAGAGCTTGTGCACACTATGCTTATGTAAATGAGTTGGCACAAAATGTAATGAAATTTTTAACAGGTGCTGGGATTATAGGAGCTGTGGTTGATGGAGATATGGTTTTGAGTGAACTAACTCCTCCAAAGATTATAGATAAAGAGATTTTAGAAAATGGCAAATCATGGTGGCTTCTTGATACTGGAGTTCCTCATTTAGTTTATTTTACAAAAGATATAACAAAGTTCGATATTGCTGAAGCAAGAGAGCTTAGAGATAAATATAATGCGAATGTAAATATAGCTTTTATAGAAGGTAAAAACTTAAGAGTTAGAACTTATGAGCGTGGCGTTGAAGATGAGACTTTGGCTTGTGGAACTGGTATGGCTGCGTGTTTTTACAGAGCGTATAGCGAAAAAGTGGTTGGTAATGATATAGAAGTCTATCCAACTAGCGGCGAGACCCTATATCTTGGAGTAAACGATAGAACGATTACTTTTAGAGGTAGAGTAAGAAGCATCTTTAGCGCAGAGATAGACTCCCTTTAG
- a CDS encoding spermidine synthase — protein sequence MKDFIYNEMMVHVPLCTSKEAKDILIISDKPESLSAEVARHKEANLKVINCSLGEISSLNDASFDVVISEMSPDEAFFSHVNRVLRKDAQFVTTHPSLDNVEANKSLMKILGKYFKIIMPYSIGGSNTALLASKEYHPTADLILQRADMIDGLKYYNCDVHVASFAMGNYIRKEYLGIIKN from the coding sequence ATGAAAGATTTTATTTACAATGAAATGATGGTACATGTACCTTTGTGTACCTCTAAAGAGGCGAAAGATATTTTAATTATAAGCGATAAGCCAGAGTCGCTTAGTGCTGAAGTTGCAAGACATAAAGAGGCAAACTTAAAAGTAATAAACTGTTCACTTGGTGAAATAAGCTCTTTAAATGATGCTAGTTTTGATGTAGTTATCTCAGAAATGAGTCCCGATGAAGCATTTTTTTCACATGTAAACAGAGTTTTAAGAAAAGATGCTCAGTTTGTGACTACTCATCCATCTTTAGATAACGTTGAGGCAAACAAGAGCTTAATGAAAATACTCGGGAAATATTTTAAAATCATAATGCCATACAGTATAGGAGGCTCAAATACAGCACTTTTGGCTTCTAAAGAGTACCATCCAACAGCAGATTTGATTTTGCAACGTGCAGATATGATTGATGGACTTAAGTACTATAACTGTGATGTTCATGTAGCCTCTTTTGCTATGGGGAATTACATTCGCAAAGAGTACTTGGGAATCATTAAAAACTAA
- the rpsT gene encoding 30S ribosomal protein S20, whose protein sequence is MANHKSSIKRIRQTIVRSERNRFYRTRLKNIVKDVRSAITAGNKEEAASAMGVANKQIQKFVSKGVLKKETAARKISRLHRAVNAI, encoded by the coding sequence ATGGCAAATCACAAGTCATCAATTAAGAGAATTCGCCAAACTATCGTTCGTAGCGAACGTAATCGTTTTTATAGAACTCGTCTTAAAAACATTGTAAAAGATGTTCGTTCTGCAATAACCGCAGGTAACAAAGAAGAAGCAGCCTCAGCAATGGGCGTAGCAAACAAACAAATTCAAAAATTTGTAAGCAAGGGTGTCTTGAAAAAAGAGACTGCTGCAAGAAAAATTAGCCGTCTGCACAGAGCTGTAAACGCTATATAA
- a CDS encoding MBL fold metallo-hydrolase produces MLKKMINPLMISAVVLMPFISACSSDTTKSETTTTKTTTETAAPVATLSAEHQYNLEPKQVSENVWCFFGALEIPTKENAGDMSNSCYIKSNTGYVLWDTGPSYIYAKQAYEAMSKIAGKLPVTKVILSHEHDDHWLGNNYYKEVHGAEIVGPESINKNYKAGDKTRMFMTLAENAIRGTKIIPVDKWYEEKEPIKFTVDGVNFEYVSVGNGHSEEDYFLYMPDNKLILAGDLVMNGRITSNRDGSVEGQLAALETINSKDWTTLVPGHGFIIDKTATDEAVQYFTLTKERILAAIDDGVDSTEIVEKVPLEEFKDKELYDLLNAVNVSRAYLEYDMGLE; encoded by the coding sequence ATGTTAAAAAAGATGATAAATCCACTAATGATATCAGCTGTTGTCTTAATGCCATTTATAAGTGCATGCTCTTCAGATACAACTAAATCTGAGACAACTACGACTAAAACTACAACCGAAACAGCGGCCCCTGTTGCAACACTGAGCGCTGAACATCAATACAATCTAGAACCAAAACAAGTAAGTGAAAATGTATGGTGTTTCTTTGGAGCTCTTGAAATTCCAACAAAAGAGAATGCTGGAGATATGTCTAACTCTTGCTATATTAAATCCAATACAGGCTATGTATTGTGGGATACTGGTCCATCATATATATATGCAAAACAAGCATATGAAGCTATGAGTAAAATAGCTGGAAAACTTCCAGTTACAAAAGTTATTTTAAGTCATGAGCACGATGATCATTGGTTAGGAAATAATTATTATAAAGAAGTTCATGGTGCAGAAATTGTAGGACCTGAATCTATAAATAAGAATTATAAAGCTGGTGATAAAACGAGAATGTTTATGACTTTAGCAGAAAATGCAATCAGAGGCACAAAGATTATTCCTGTTGATAAGTGGTATGAAGAGAAAGAGCCTATAAAGTTTACAGTGGATGGTGTGAATTTTGAGTATGTTTCAGTAGGTAACGGACATTCAGAAGAGGATTACTTCCTTTATATGCCAGACAATAAGCTTATCCTTGCAGGTGACCTTGTTATGAATGGAAGAATTACATCAAATAGAGATGGTTCAGTTGAAGGGCAACTTGCTGCACTTGAAACTATAAATTCAAAAGATTGGACAACTTTAGTTCCTGGTCATGGATTTATTATTGATAAAACTGCAACTGATGAAGCTGTACAATATTTTACTTTAACTAAAGAGAGAATATTAGCAGCAATAGATGATGGTGTAGATAGTACAGAGATAGTTGAAAAAGTGCCTCTCGAAGAGTTTAAAGATAAAGAGTTGTACGATCTTTTAAATGCAGTGAATGTTTCTAGAGCATACTTAGAGTATGACATGGGACTTGAGTAA
- a CDS encoding YgaP family membrane protein has product MNFDKIRKNCRVIRIVLGLALIATGFITGNAWFYLGVLPLVAGIANFCPLCIITKKCSIE; this is encoded by the coding sequence ATGAATTTTGACAAAATTAGAAAAAACTGCAGAGTTATAAGAATAGTCCTTGGTCTTGCACTTATTGCTACTGGTTTTATTACGGGTAATGCTTGGTTTTACCTTGGCGTTCTTCCTTTAGTAGCTGGGATAGCGAACTTTTGTCCTCTTTGTATTATCACTAAAAAGTGTTCTATAGAATAA
- a CDS encoding Bax inhibitor-1/YccA family protein, with translation MGLYNRDYARENASTYSSHTKSDAQIVSFVKETYKLFAASMMAGAVGAYVGVPMAGTIAANFFPLLILEIGLLIGLHFVKHKQGINLMVMFGFVFMTGLMLAPLLSHTLGMSGGGTIVGNAFAMTSLIFGAMSFYAIKTTKDFSGYGKPLMIALVVIVLFSIVNLFMGSPLIAILISGAAVVLFSILVTYDTQNIIKGAYETPIDGAIALYLDFLNIFTSLLHLFGIFGKDE, from the coding sequence ATGGGACTTTATAATCGTGACTACGCAAGAGAAAATGCATCTACTTACAGCTCTCATACTAAAAGTGACGCACAAATTGTATCTTTTGTAAAAGAGACTTACAAGCTTTTTGCTGCTTCAATGATGGCTGGTGCTGTTGGTGCTTATGTTGGTGTACCTATGGCTGGAACAATCGCAGCTAATTTTTTCCCTTTACTAATTTTAGAAATTGGGCTTTTAATAGGGTTACACTTTGTAAAACATAAACAAGGTATTAATCTTATGGTTATGTTTGGGTTTGTTTTCATGACTGGTTTAATGTTGGCTCCTCTTCTTTCACATACACTAGGAATGAGTGGTGGTGGAACAATTGTGGGGAATGCTTTTGCTATGACATCTTTAATATTTGGTGCTATGAGCTTTTACGCTATTAAAACAACAAAAGATTTTTCAGGATATGGTAAACCATTAATGATTGCTCTTGTTGTTATCGTACTTTTTTCAATAGTTAACTTATTTATGGGAAGCCCTTTAATTGCTATTCTTATCTCTGGGGCAGCTGTTGTTCTTTTTAGTATCCTAGTTACATATGACACTCAAAATATAATTAAAGGTGCTTATGAAACTCCAATTGATGGAGCAATTGCTCTTTACCTAGACTTTTTAAACATATTTACTTCTCTATTACATCTCTTTGGTATATTTGGAAAAGATGAATAA
- the prfA gene encoding peptide chain release factor 1, with product MLADKLTPFINRYNELGEMLSSPDITSDIKRMTTLSKERSSLEKIVEKAQEYKSVISQINDTKEMLYDAEMAEMAKEELKELEIQIPILENDIKLLLLPKDPNDDRNIIVELRAGAGGDEAAIFVGNLFEAYTRYADLKDWKVEILSSSPSDAGGYKEIIALIRGEQVYSRLKYEGGTHRVQRVPATESQGRVHTSAITVAVMPEVDDVEIQINENDLKIDVMRSSGCGGQSVNTTDSAVRITHLPTGLVVTNQDQKSQHKNKEKAMKVLKARLYDLEMQEAIAKDSANRSAQVGTGDRSGRIRTYNYPQNRMSDHRITLTLYRLAEIMQGGLMDEIIEPLIADHQSKIVEAAGL from the coding sequence ATGTTAGCCGATAAACTTACTCCGTTTATCAATCGTTATAATGAACTTGGCGAAATGCTAAGTTCACCCGACATAACTTCCGATATCAAAAGAATGACCACCCTCTCAAAAGAGAGATCCTCCCTTGAAAAAATCGTTGAAAAAGCACAAGAGTACAAATCTGTAATTTCTCAGATTAACGATACAAAAGAGATGCTTTATGATGCAGAGATGGCAGAGATGGCAAAAGAGGAACTCAAAGAGCTTGAGATACAAATCCCTATTTTAGAAAACGATATAAAACTTCTTCTTCTTCCAAAAGACCCAAATGACGATAGAAATATCATCGTTGAGCTTCGTGCTGGTGCTGGTGGAGATGAAGCAGCTATATTTGTTGGAAATCTTTTTGAAGCGTACACTCGTTATGCTGATTTAAAAGATTGGAAAGTTGAGATTTTGAGTTCTTCACCTTCTGATGCAGGTGGATACAAAGAGATTATTGCTCTTATTCGAGGGGAACAAGTTTATAGCAGATTGAAATATGAAGGTGGAACTCATAGAGTTCAGCGTGTTCCAGCAACTGAATCACAAGGACGTGTACACACCTCAGCAATTACTGTTGCAGTTATGCCTGAAGTTGATGACGTTGAGATACAGATAAATGAAAATGATTTAAAGATTGACGTTATGCGTTCATCTGGTTGTGGTGGGCAAAGTGTCAACACTACAGACTCTGCCGTTAGGATTACCCACTTGCCAACAGGTTTGGTAGTGACAAATCAAGACCAAAAATCACAACACAAAAATAAAGAAAAAGCTATGAAAGTCTTAAAAGCAAGACTTTATGATTTAGAGATGCAAGAAGCTATCGCAAAAGATAGCGCAAACCGCTCAGCTCAAGTCGGAACTGGCGATAGAAGTGGACGTATTAGAACATATAACTATCCGCAAAACCGCATGAGTGATCATAGAATTACACTAACACTATATAGATTGGCAGAAATTATGCAAGGCGGACTCATGGATGAGATTATTGAGCCGTTAATAGCTGACCACCAATCAAAAATAGTTGAAGCAGCTGGACTCTAA
- a CDS encoding FCSD flavin-binding domain-containing protein, translated as MAISRRDVLALSSLAVASTALNASTQKTDKKNSSKTEYKAALPETKNSRVVVVGGGWSGLCIAKYTKVFAPNADVILVEQRHEFISCPVSNLWVVDKVKLEYLTHDYLKAARKNNYTYFHATAIDLDKENQILKTSEGDIKYDYLVFAPGIEYDYSRWTKDIAFENRLRQEYPAGFIPGSEHMTLKSKVLNFKGGNFILTVPAGNYRCLPAPYERACVIADYFKQKKLDAKVVILDANNAITIKEKGFQSAFKELYADYIEYVPNGIITKIDLDKKVVYTEFDEYAFEDAAFYPQVRGAKILERVGLAKDAKNKQEAHINQLTYEALDAKNVYIAGDSRPMGFSKSGNTANSEGKYVASLIAQKINKTAKIKWESPTTTCFSAVSIAPEKAIYIYTQYAYDKNRVFSFTDTISGEDWKEHGKQNADSLYNWADAMYDDMFN; from the coding sequence ATGGCTATATCAAGAAGAGATGTTCTAGCACTATCAAGCTTAGCGGTTGCATCTACGGCTCTTAATGCGAGTACGCAAAAAACAGATAAAAAAAATAGCTCTAAAACAGAGTATAAAGCGGCTCTGCCTGAGACAAAAAACTCAAGAGTTGTAGTAGTTGGTGGTGGATGGTCTGGTCTTTGTATAGCAAAATATACAAAAGTTTTCGCACCAAATGCTGATGTTATATTAGTTGAACAGAGACATGAATTTATCTCTTGTCCTGTTAGTAATTTATGGGTTGTTGATAAAGTAAAACTTGAATATTTAACTCACGATTATCTCAAAGCAGCACGAAAAAATAACTATACCTATTTCCATGCAACAGCGATTGATTTAGATAAAGAAAATCAGATACTAAAAACAAGTGAAGGAGATATCAAATATGACTATTTGGTATTTGCACCAGGTATTGAGTATGACTACTCTCGTTGGACAAAAGACATAGCTTTTGAAAATAGATTAAGACAAGAGTACCCAGCTGGATTTATTCCAGGCTCAGAGCATATGACACTTAAGAGTAAAGTTCTAAACTTTAAGGGTGGCAACTTTATACTAACAGTTCCTGCTGGAAACTACAGATGCCTTCCAGCTCCATATGAAAGAGCATGCGTTATAGCGGACTACTTTAAACAAAAAAAGCTTGATGCAAAAGTAGTGATTCTTGATGCAAATAATGCCATAACAATAAAAGAAAAAGGTTTCCAGTCAGCATTTAAAGAGCTTTATGCTGATTATATTGAGTATGTGCCAAATGGCATAATTACAAAAATAGATTTAGATAAAAAAGTTGTTTACACTGAGTTTGATGAGTATGCGTTTGAAGATGCTGCATTTTATCCTCAAGTTAGAGGTGCTAAGATTTTAGAGAGAGTCGGGCTTGCTAAAGACGCTAAGAACAAACAAGAAGCGCATATAAACCAACTAACTTATGAAGCACTTGATGCTAAAAATGTCTATATTGCAGGCGATTCTCGCCCCATGGGCTTTTCAAAGTCTGGAAACACTGCAAATTCAGAGGGAAAATATGTAGCCTCTTTAATAGCACAAAAGATTAACAAAACAGCAAAAATAAAATGGGAATCACCAACTACCACATGTTTTTCTGCTGTCTCAATAGCTCCAGAAAAAGCAATCTATATCTATACACAATACGCTTACGATAAAAACAGAGTATTTAGTTTTACAGATACCATAAGTGGTGAAGATTGGAAAGAACATGGCAAACAAAATGCTGACTCCCTCTATAACTGGGCAGACGCAATGTATGATGATATGTTTAACTAA
- a CDS encoding OmpP1/FadL family transporter: MKRTIKLAVVAALALGTTSAFATNGDTMIGVGAKAIGMGGVGIGVSHGAESALTNPAMITNVEGTEISFGGTIFMPDVKTNMGDGSGFHNSDADLSVIPSVAIAQKVSNNFYWGIGMYGVAGMGTDYRDATGGMANMNMVTNLQLMQFVVPLAYKANGFSLGIAPILQYGSLDINYDMSAMYMAAPGTNMSTTRGVAQDFGLGYNVGVAYETAGLTVGASYKSKIDMEYKGQISRAMKDFTGFLGSDSLEQPAEIGVGASYKVSGNTFAIDYKQIKWSDAKGYKDFAWDNQNVIMVGYQYAQDNWALRAGYNHAKSPIKDQGMAGSLSNVFNLLGFPAIVESHYTVGASYGFSKMTSLDLAYVYSPEASENYAYSLGGPATTIETKHSQSAVTAQLDFKF, encoded by the coding sequence ATGAAAAGAACAATTAAACTCGCAGTAGTAGCTGCATTAGCTTTGGGTACAACTTCTGCATTCGCAACAAATGGTGACACTATGATAGGTGTTGGTGCAAAAGCTATCGGTATGGGTGGTGTTGGTATTGGTGTAAGCCATGGTGCAGAATCAGCATTAACAAACCCTGCGATGATTACTAATGTAGAGGGAACTGAAATTTCTTTCGGTGGTACTATATTTATGCCAGATGTAAAAACTAATATGGGAGATGGATCAGGTTTTCATAATAGTGATGCTGATCTTTCAGTAATTCCTTCAGTTGCAATTGCCCAAAAAGTATCTAATAATTTTTACTGGGGTATTGGTATGTACGGGGTAGCTGGTATGGGAACGGATTATCGTGATGCTACTGGCGGTATGGCTAATATGAATATGGTAACAAATTTACAGTTAATGCAATTTGTGGTTCCATTAGCATATAAAGCAAACGGATTTAGTCTTGGTATAGCTCCAATACTTCAATACGGTTCATTAGACATTAATTATGATATGAGTGCAATGTATATGGCTGCGCCTGGTACGAATATGTCAACTACAAGAGGCGTTGCACAAGATTTTGGTCTTGGTTATAATGTTGGTGTAGCATACGAAACAGCAGGCTTAACAGTTGGTGCTTCGTATAAATCAAAAATTGATATGGAATACAAAGGACAAATTAGTAGAGCAATGAAAGATTTCACTGGATTTTTAGGTTCTGATAGTTTAGAACAACCAGCAGAAATTGGAGTTGGTGCATCATATAAGGTAAGCGGTAACACTTTTGCAATAGATTATAAACAAATTAAATGGTCTGATGCAAAAGGGTATAAAGATTTTGCATGGGATAATCAAAATGTAATTATGGTTGGTTATCAATATGCTCAAGATAATTGGGCACTACGTGCAGGTTATAATCATGCAAAAAGCCCAATAAAAGATCAAGGAATGGCAGGTTCATTATCAAATGTATTTAACCTTCTTGGTTTCCCAGCAATAGTTGAGAGTCATTATACTGTTGGTGCAAGCTATGGTTTCAGCAAAATGACATCACTTGATTTAGCGTATGTTTACTCACCAGAGGCAAGTGAGAATTATGCATATAGCTTAGGTGGTCCAGCAACTACTATTGAAACAAAACATAGTCAATCAGCTGTTACTGCACAGCTTGACTTTAAATTCTAA
- the soxZ gene encoding thiosulfate oxidation carrier complex protein SoxZ has translation MKIKAKLKKDVTEVKLLLSSPMVGKEEAATKKIAESYITHVTAKVGGKVVWEASTGPFLSKDPYFMFNFKGAKDGDELVIDTIDDKGATETDKVVIK, from the coding sequence ATGAAAATTAAAGCAAAATTGAAAAAAGACGTTACAGAAGTTAAACTTTTACTTTCTAGCCCAATGGTTGGTAAAGAAGAAGCTGCAACAAAAAAAATAGCAGAAAGCTACATTACACATGTAACTGCTAAAGTAGGTGGAAAAGTTGTATGGGAAGCTTCAACTGGTCCATTCTTGTCAAAAGACCCATACTTTATGTTCAACTTTAAAGGTGCAAAAGATGGTGATGAGCTTGTTATTGATACAATCGATGACAAAGGCGCTACTGAAACTGATAAAGTAGTTATCAAGTAA
- the soxY gene encoding thiosulfate oxidation carrier protein SoxY, with product MKRRKFLSLGAVAAAASVLPASLSATDFRATAPKAWEAATSKEAIEALFGTSATVEGDIEIKAPKLAENGGAVPIGIISKLELTTIALFQDANPRSAVVVFELGEGGVVDLQTKIKMRKTANVTIVAKGKDGKLYSAMQKVEVSIGGCGG from the coding sequence ATGAAAAGAAGAAAATTTTTAAGTTTGGGTGCAGTAGCTGCTGCTGCCTCAGTTTTACCTGCTAGCTTAAGTGCTACAGATTTTAGAGCAACTGCTCCAAAAGCATGGGAAGCTGCTACAAGTAAAGAGGCTATTGAAGCTCTATTTGGTACATCAGCAACAGTTGAAGGTGATATCGAAATTAAAGCACCAAAGCTTGCTGAAAACGGTGGCGCTGTGCCAATTGGTATCATTTCAAAACTAGAGCTTACAACTATAGCTCTTTTTCAAGATGCAAACCCAAGAAGTGCTGTTGTTGTTTTTGAATTAGGCGAAGGTGGTGTTGTAGATCTTCAAACCAAAATTAAAATGAGAAAAACTGCTAATGTTACTATCGTTGCAAAAGGCAAAGATGGCAAATTATATTCAGCTATGCAAAAAGTAGAAGTTTCAATTGGTGGATGTGGAGGTTGA
- the coaE gene encoding dephospho-CoA kinase (Dephospho-CoA kinase (CoaE) performs the final step in coenzyme A biosynthesis.) has protein sequence MAFKYAIALSGGIATGKSTVASLLSLNGMRVIDADAISHDILDASSLWVRENFGDEFVDGVSVNRSKLGTLIFSDNIAKKKLESFLHPKIRAEIEQRSIKQDSFMFPYLIDIPLFFESGAYDIKESVVVYVPKELQLERFIKRNGFSREESLRRIESQMDIEEKKKRATWVIDNSGDLKHLQRECEEFVEKIKAKYLEKK, from the coding sequence ATGGCATTTAAATATGCTATAGCTCTTAGTGGAGGAATTGCTACTGGAAAGAGCACAGTTGCTTCACTTTTGTCACTAAATGGCATGAGAGTTATAGACGCAGACGCAATTTCGCATGATATACTTGATGCTTCATCTCTGTGGGTTAGGGAAAATTTTGGCGATGAGTTTGTTGATGGTGTGAGTGTAAACCGCTCTAAACTTGGAACTTTGATTTTCTCAGATAATATTGCAAAAAAAAAGTTAGAGAGTTTTTTACACCCTAAAATAAGGGCAGAGATAGAGCAAAGAAGTATAAAGCAGGATAGTTTTATGTTTCCATATCTCATAGATATTCCGCTTTTTTTTGAGAGTGGTGCTTATGATATAAAAGAGAGTGTTGTTGTATATGTTCCAAAAGAGCTTCAGCTAGAGAGATTTATAAAAAGAAATGGTTTCTCAAGAGAAGAATCACTCAGACGTATAGAGTCCCAAATGGATATAGAAGAGAAGAAAAAAAGAGCAACTTGGGTGATTGACAACTCTGGGGACTTGAAACATCTTCAACGTGAGTGCGAAGAGTTTGTAGAGAAGATAAAAGCTAAATATTTGGAGAAAAAATGA